In a single window of the Lynx canadensis isolate LIC74 chromosome E2, mLynCan4.pri.v2, whole genome shotgun sequence genome:
- the LOC115502728 gene encoding LOW QUALITY PROTEIN: killer cell immunoglobulin-like receptor 3DL3 (The sequence of the model RefSeq protein was modified relative to this genomic sequence to represent the inferred CDS: deleted 1 base in 1 codon) — protein sequence MASCVLLNFSGSPLSRSSAIPPIVISLACLEFFTQRIWAQVGGPPVLCSSLSAWPSPVVPQGQCVTLQCHSHCRFGMFRLYKVTGALIAELHSIMLQDSFLAGPVTPAHAGTYRCCGSYLGSSSVWSPPSDPLLIVVTGVYRKPSLSAQPGPLVKSEGNMTLHCRSEIQFESFVLHSEELSKAPWHLPGQPHREGSHANFIMGPVTAAHAGTYRCFGFLNHSFYEWSTPSDLLDIMITGLHKKLSLWAQLGAVLSSGENMTLSCCSESNFDVYRLPRDGQLCGHQLAEGQRHDGASWAHFLLGPAKPALGGTYIFHGSFNSSPCEWSGPSDPLYLSVTGNLSSSCLPYREPNSKTGNPRHLHVLAGPLVAIVFLTILLFFLTHRWCHATKNAAIMNREPEVDRMVSREDPPAEDAQEVTYTELGHCIFTQQKTTPTSQGPKEHSSDASVYMEFVRPIKA from the exons CTGGGTCACCGCTCAGCAGAAGCAGCGCCATACCACCCATAGTCATCAGCCTGGCATGTCTTG AGTTCTTCACCCAAAGGATCTGGGCACAAGTGG GTGGTCCTCCTGTGCTGTGCTCCTCCCTGTCTGCCTGGCCAAGCCCAGTGGTTCCTCAAGGACAATGTGTGACTCTTCAGTGTCACTCTCATTGCAGGTTTGGCATGTTCAGACTGTACAAGGTCACTGGTGCCCTCATTGCTGAACTCCACAGCATAATGTTGCAGGACAGCTTCCTCGCTGGCCCTGTAACCCCAGCACATGCAGGAACTTACAGATGTTGTGGATCCTACCTTGGCTCCTCCTCTGTGTGGTCACCACCCAGTGACCCCCTGTTGATTGTGGTCACAG GAGTCTACAGAAAACCTTCCCTCTCAGCTCAGCCAGGTCCCCTGGTGAAATCAGAAGGGAACATGACCTTGCATTGTCGCTCAGAGATCCAGTTTGAAAGCTTCGTTCTTCACAGTGAGGAGCTATCCAAGGCCCCTTGGCACCTTCCTGGGCAGCCCCATCGTGAGGGTTCCCATGCTAACTTCATCATGGGTCCTGTGACAGCTGCCCATGCAGGGACCTACAGGTGCTTCGGTTTTCTGAATCACTCCTTCTATGAGTGGTCTACCCCCAGCGACCTCCTGGACATCATGATCACAG GTCTACATAAGAAACTTTCTCTCTGGGCCCAGCTGGGTGCCGTGCTGAGTTCAGGAGAGAACATGACCCTGTCCTGCTGCTCAGAGAGCAACTTTGACGTGTACCGTCTACCCAGGGACGGGCAGCTCTGTGGGCACCAGCTGGCTGAGGGGCAGAGGCACGATGGTGCATCCTGGGCCCACTTCCTTCTGGGTCCCGCAAAACCAGCCCTGGGTGGGACCTACATATTCCATGGCTCTTTCAACTCCTCTCCCTGTGAATGGTCAGGCCCAAGTGACCCACTGTACCTTTCTGTCACAG GAAACCTGTCAAGTAGTTGCCTTCCATACAGAGAACCAAACTCCAAAACTG GTAACCCCAGACACTTGCATGTTCTGGCT GGCCCTTTAGTGGCCATCGTCTTCCTCaccatccttctttttttcctcactcaTCGCTGGTGCCATGCCACAAAGA ATGCTGCTATAATGAACAGAGAGCCTGAGGTGGACAGAATGGTGAGTAGGGAG GATCCTCCAGCAGAAGACGCACAGGAGGTGACATACACAGAGTTGGGTCATTGCATTTTCACACAGCAAAAAACCACCCCCACTTCCCAGGGGCCCAAGGAACACTCGAGTGATGCCAGTGTATACATGGAATTTGTAAGGCCAATCAAGGCTTGA